The Pseudomonas sp. MM223 genome segment CTTGCTGGCAGGCAATAAAAAAGCCGACCCACAAGTGGGTCGGCTTCTTAACAATCCGTGAGGATTATTACTTGCGGCTGGCTTTGTCCAGCATACGCAGAGCGCGCTCGTTGGCTTCGTCAGCGGTCTGCTGAGCCTTCTGAGCGGCTGCCAGTGCGTCGTCAGCCTTACGGTAGGCTTCGTCAGCACGAGCTTGAGCGCGAGCTGCTGCGTCTTCAGTCGCAGTCAGACGAGCTTCGGTTTCTTTGGATACGCTGCTGCAACCGGTAGCCAGAACTGCGGCCAGAGCCAGAGCAGAGAATTTCAGAACGTTGTTCATCGTGTTCCCCTTCAAGGACTTTCTATTAAATAGCCATCTCTCAGGAAAGAGAAACTGGCCGGCGTACATAGTACCCATTACTTGTAGTAAGTAAACTGACTGAGCGCAAGAACTGCAAAAAAAATGTTGCTTGACGCCGCGCCGACAAGATTTGCGACGCGCGTGTGAAAAAAACGTGCAGGGTTCGCAAGCGGTTGTAGTACAGGAACTTTTTTGTTGAACTAACGGTGACTTTAAGTGTCCTTGGACGTCTTAAGCCCTACAACATCCCGCGGCTGTTGGGTGTGCAGGGAAGAGTCGTTTTCTCCGCTTTTTCGCCATTTTTAGCCGCTGCCACCTTGAGCAATCCCATTTGTGGTGCCTACTATCTTGTGAGTGCCAAAGGATCCGAACGATTACAATCGTCCAGAGGTCGAAGGGGCATCAGGTGGCGTAGGGGATTCTGCGCCGGATAAACCACCATTGGTTAAGGTATGGGTCTGCCGAGAAGACCTGCGAGGAGTAGTGATGAGCGAAGCGCTGACCATCCACCATGACCAGGCCGGTCATCAGTTCGAGACCAACGTGGACGGTCATCGTGCCTATCTGACGTACATGGATCTGGGCAAGCAGACGCTGGACATCTATCGCACCTTCGTGCCGAACGCCTTGCGAGGCCGCGGGATTGCTGCCGCATTGACCGAGCGGGCCCTGGAGTACGCTGAACAGATGGGCTACACGGTGATTCCGTCCTGCTCATATGTGGAACGCTACATGGAGCGCCAGCAGCGGCACTCCAGCAAGGCCTGACACCCTATAAAAAAGCGGGGCCGCTTCGCGCCCCATCGCGGCACAAGGCCGCTCCTACAGGGATACGCGATCTCATGCAGGAGCGGCCTTGTGCCGCGATGGGGCGCGAAGCGGCCCCGCTTTTTTACATCAATCAGCCGCGCTTACGTTGCGGCAGCACATCCTTCAACTTGGCATGCATGCTGCGCAGGGTTTTTTCGGTAGCCGACCAGTCGATGCACGCGTCGGTGATCGAAACACCATACTGCAACTCGTCCAGGTTTTTCGGGATCGACTGGCAGCCCCAGTTCAGGTGGCTTTCGACCATCAGGCCGATGATCGACTGGTTGCCTTCGAGGATCTGGTTGGCAACGTTCTCCATTACCAGCGGTTGCAGGGCCGGGTCCTTGTTGGAGTTGGCGTGGCTGCAATCGACCATGATGTTGGCCTTGATCTTGGCCTTGGCCAGGTCTTGCTCGCACAGGGCGACGCTGACCGAGTCATAGTTCGGCTTGCCGTTGCCACCGCGCAGTACTACGTGGCCGTAAGGGTTGCCTTTGGTGGTGACGATCGATACGCCGCCTTCCTGGTTGATACCCAGGAAACGGTGCGGCTTGGACACTGACTGCAGGGCATTGATGGCAACGGTCAGGCCGCCGTCGGTGCCGTTCTTGAAGCCGACCGCCGAGGACAGGCCCGAGGCCATTTCGCGGTGGGTCTGGGATTCGGTGGTGCGGGCGCCAATGGCCGACCAGCTGATCAGGTCCTGCAGGTATTGCGGGGAAATCGGGTCAAGCGCTTCGGTAGCGGTCGGCAGGCCCATTTCAGCCAGGTCCAGCAGCAGCTGGCGACCGATGTGCAAGCCATCCTGGATCTTGAACGAGTCATCCAGGTAAGGGTCGTTGATGAGGCCTTTCCAGCCGACGGTGGTGCGCGGTTTTTCGAAGTACACACGCATGACCAGGTACAGC includes the following:
- the aroF_1 gene encoding Phospho-2-dehydro-3-deoxyheptonate aldolase, Tyr-sensitive (*Name aroF_1); its protein translation is MADLPIDDLNVASNETLITPDQLKKEIPLSAKALQTVTAGREVVRNILDGKDHRLFVVVGPCSIHDIKAAHEYAERLKVLAEEVSDTLYLVMRVYFEKPRTTVGWKGLINDPYLDDSFKIQDGLHIGRQLLLDLAEMGLPTATEALDPISPQYLQDLISWSAIGARTTESQTHREMASGLSSAVGFKNGTDGGLTVAINALQSVSKPHRFLGINQEGGVSIVTTKGNPYGHVVLRGGNGKPNYDSVSVALCEQDLAKAKIKANIMVDCSHANSNKDPALQPLVMENVANQILEGNQSIIGLMVESHLNWGCQSIPKNLDELQYGVSITDACIDWSATEKTLRSMHAKLKDVLPQRKRG